The following proteins come from a genomic window of Sulfitobacter indolifex:
- the carB gene encoding carbamoyl-phosphate synthase large subunit: MPKRTDIQSIMIIGAGPIVIGQACEFDYSGAQACKALKEEGYRVILVNSNPATIMTDPGLADATYIEPITPEIVAKIIEKERPDALLPTMGGQTGLNTSLALEEMGVLEKFGVEMIGAKREAIEMAEDRKLFRDAMDRLGIENPKATIVTAPKRADGKKDLAAGVNLALEALEYVGLPAIIRPAFTMGGTGGGVAYNREDYEFFCRSGMDASPMGQILVDESLLGWKEFEMEVVRDTADNAIIVCAIENIDPMGVHTGDSITVAPALTLTDKEYQIMRNHSIAVLREIGVETGGSNVQWAVNPADGRMVVIEMNPRVSRSSALASKATGFPIAKIAAKLAVGFTLDELDNDITGVTPASFEPSIDYVVTKIPKFAFEKFPGAEPHLTTAMKSVGEAMAIGRTIHESLQKALASMESGLTGFDEVKIIGFNADLPNDAPENSAALIKAITAQTPDRMRTIAQAMRHGMADEDLHAHTMFDPWFLARIREIIEAEEAVRTNGLPEDSDSFRDLKMMGFTDARLAILTDQREAAVRDARLALGVKAVFKRIDTCAAEFEAQTPYMYSTYETPLMGEAECEARPSDRKKVVILGGGPNRIGQGIEFDYCCCHACYALTDAGYETIMVNCNPETVSTDYDTSDRLYFEPLTFEHVMEILRVEQENGTLHGVIVQFGGQTPLKLANGLQEAGIPILGTTPDMIDLAEDRERFQQLVLNLGLKQPHNGIAHSDAEAMEIAKEIGFPLVIRPSYVLGGRAMEIVRDQASLERYITNAVVVSGDSPVLLDSYLSGAVELDVDALCDGKDVHVAGIMQHIEEAGVHSGDSACSLPPYSLPREIIAEVEKQTRALALALNVVGLMNIQFAVKDGEIYLIEVNPRASRTVPFVAKATDSAIASIAARIMAGEPLSNFPLRAPYDASAAYEDTLPLGDPMTLADPNMPWFSVKEAVLPFARFPGVDTLLGPEMRSTGEVMGWDRDFPRAFLKAQLGAGNPLPRKGCAFLSVKDADKGQGMFEAAEILLDQGFTLIGTRGTAEWLSENGHACDVVNKVYEGRPDITDMMKNGDVHLVMNTTEGAQAVEDSKSIRSIALYDKIPYFTTAAGAHAAALAIKAQAEDEIGVKALQG, encoded by the coding sequence ATGCCAAAACGTACCGACATCCAGTCGATCATGATCATTGGTGCGGGGCCGATTGTCATCGGACAAGCCTGCGAGTTTGACTATTCCGGCGCTCAGGCCTGTAAGGCACTGAAAGAGGAAGGCTACCGCGTCATCCTCGTTAACTCCAACCCCGCCACGATCATGACCGATCCGGGCCTCGCCGATGCCACCTACATTGAGCCGATCACGCCTGAGATCGTTGCCAAGATCATCGAAAAAGAACGCCCCGACGCGCTGCTGCCCACGATGGGCGGCCAGACGGGCCTGAACACCTCGCTCGCGCTCGAAGAAATGGGCGTGCTCGAAAAATTCGGCGTTGAGATGATCGGCGCCAAGCGCGAAGCCATTGAGATGGCCGAAGACCGCAAGCTGTTCCGCGACGCGATGGACCGTCTGGGCATCGAAAACCCCAAGGCAACCATCGTCACCGCCCCCAAACGCGCGGACGGCAAGAAAGACCTCGCCGCAGGCGTGAACCTCGCACTTGAGGCACTGGAATACGTGGGCCTGCCCGCCATCATCCGCCCTGCGTTCACGATGGGCGGCACCGGCGGTGGCGTGGCCTATAACCGCGAAGACTATGAATTCTTCTGCCGCTCGGGCATGGACGCCTCGCCGATGGGGCAGATCCTCGTCGACGAGTCCCTGCTCGGCTGGAAAGAGTTCGAGATGGAAGTGGTGCGCGACACCGCCGATAACGCGATCATCGTCTGCGCGATTGAGAACATCGACCCAATGGGCGTGCATACCGGCGACAGCATCACCGTGGCTCCGGCCCTGACGCTGACGGACAAAGAATACCAAATCATGCGCAACCACTCCATCGCCGTGCTGCGCGAAATCGGCGTGGAAACCGGCGGCTCCAACGTGCAATGGGCCGTGAACCCCGCAGATGGCCGCATGGTCGTGATCGAAATGAACCCGCGCGTCTCGCGCTCCTCGGCGCTGGCGTCCAAGGCGACCGGCTTCCCCATCGCCAAGATCGCCGCAAAGCTCGCCGTGGGCTTCACGCTGGATGAGCTCGACAACGACATCACCGGCGTCACGCCCGCATCGTTTGAGCCGTCCATCGACTACGTCGTCACCAAGATCCCGAAATTCGCCTTTGAGAAATTCCCCGGCGCCGAGCCTCATCTCACCACCGCGATGAAATCTGTGGGCGAAGCCATGGCGATTGGCCGCACCATCCATGAAAGCCTGCAAAAAGCGCTGGCGTCGATGGAATCCGGTCTTACTGGCTTCGACGAAGTCAAGATCATCGGCTTCAACGCCGATCTGCCAAACGACGCGCCGGAAAACAGCGCCGCCCTTATAAAAGCGATCACCGCCCAGACCCCCGACCGCATGCGCACCATCGCCCAAGCTATGCGCCACGGAATGGCGGACGAAGATCTGCACGCCCACACGATGTTCGACCCATGGTTCCTCGCCCGTATCCGCGAGATTATTGAGGCCGAAGAAGCCGTCCGCACGAATGGCTTGCCGGAAGACAGCGACAGCTTCCGCGACCTCAAAATGATGGGCTTCACCGACGCCCGCCTCGCCATTTTGACCGACCAACGCGAAGCCGCAGTCCGCGACGCCCGCCTCGCCCTCGGCGTCAAAGCTGTCTTCAAACGCATCGACACCTGCGCGGCCGAGTTCGAGGCGCAGACGCCCTACATGTACTCCACCTATGAGACCCCGCTCATGGGCGAAGCCGAATGCGAAGCGCGCCCGTCGGACCGCAAAAAGGTCGTCATCCTCGGCGGTGGCCCCAACCGCATCGGCCAAGGCATCGAATTTGACTACTGCTGCTGCCACGCCTGCTACGCGCTGACCGACGCGGGCTATGAGACCATCATGGTCAACTGCAACCCCGAGACAGTATCGACCGACTATGACACCTCGGATCGCCTGTACTTCGAGCCGCTGACCTTTGAGCATGTCATGGAAATCCTGCGTGTTGAGCAGGAAAACGGCACGCTGCACGGCGTAATCGTCCAGTTTGGCGGCCAGACTCCACTGAAGCTCGCCAATGGCCTGCAAGAGGCGGGCATCCCGATCCTCGGCACCACGCCCGACATGATCGACCTTGCCGAAGACCGCGAGCGTTTCCAGCAGCTTGTGCTGAACCTCGGCCTCAAGCAGCCGCACAACGGCATCGCCCATTCCGACGCCGAAGCGATGGAAATCGCCAAGGAAATCGGCTTCCCGCTGGTGATCCGCCCCTCCTACGTTCTGGGTGGCCGCGCCATGGAGATCGTGCGCGACCAAGCCAGCCTTGAGCGCTACATCACCAACGCCGTGGTCGTCTCGGGCGACAGCCCTGTGCTGCTCGACAGCTACCTCTCGGGCGCTGTGGAGCTAGACGTCGACGCCCTCTGCGATGGCAAAGATGTCCATGTCGCAGGCATTATGCAGCACATCGAAGAGGCCGGCGTCCACTCCGGCGACAGCGCCTGCTCCCTGCCGCCCTACTCCCTCCCGCGCGAAATCATCGCCGAAGTTGAAAAGCAAACCCGCGCACTTGCGCTGGCGCTCAACGTCGTCGGCCTGATGAACATCCAATTCGCGGTCAAAGACGGCGAGATTTACCTCATCGAGGTCAACCCCCGCGCCTCGCGCACCGTGCCCTTCGTGGCCAAAGCGACCGACAGCGCAATCGCCTCCATCGCCGCACGGATCATGGCTGGTGAGCCGCTCAGCAACTTCCCCCTGCGCGCGCCCTATGACGCCTCCGCCGCCTATGAGGACACCCTGCCGCTGGGCGATCCGATGACGCTGGCCGACCCCAACATGCCGTGGTTCTCGGTCAAAGAGGCCGTGCTGCCCTTCGCCCGCTTCCCCGGCGTCGACACGCTGCTGGGACCGGAAATGCGCTCTACCGGCGAGGTTATGGGCTGGGACCGCGATTTCCCCCGCGCTTTCCTTAAGGCGCAGTTGGGCGCGGGCAACCCGTTGCCACGCAAAGGCTGCGCATTCTTGTCTGTCAAAGATGCCGACAAGGGCCAAGGCATGTTTGAGGCGGCAGAAATCCTGCTGGACCAAGGCTTTACCCTCATCGGCACCCGCGGCACCGCGGAATGGCTGTCTGAGAATGGCCATGCCTGCGATGTGGTGAATAAGGTCTACGAAGGCCGCCCCGACATCACCGACATGATGAAGAACGGCGATGTACATCTGGTAATGAACACCACGGAAGGCGCGCAGGCTGTCGAAGACAGCAAGTCGATCCGCTCCATCGCGCTTTATGACAAGATCCCCTACTTCACCACCGCCGCAGGCGCACATGCCGCCGCATTGGCGATCAAGGCGCAGGCCGAAGATGAGATCGGGGTGAAGGCCCTGCAAGGTTAA
- a CDS encoding alpha/beta fold hydrolase has product MLNYTEYGDTAADHPSLIIVHGLYGSGRNWGVIAKRLSDNRRVVTVDMRNHGSSPHHASHSYPDMAQDIAEVIEHLGGPVDICGHSMGGKAVMLLALTRPELLRRVIVADIAPVPYGHTQQMFIDAMRSVDLAHIERRSDAEAQLAKAGVERALQSFFTQSLDVPGKRWRLNLDALEAEMPKIIGWPEGVGGQFDGPTLFLSGGASDYVRAEHRGPIKELFPQARFAKIPGAGHWLHAEKPREFEATLRIFLNTERADTPS; this is encoded by the coding sequence ATGTTAAATTACACTGAATATGGCGACACCGCCGCCGACCATCCGAGCTTGATCATTGTGCACGGGCTTTATGGCTCTGGCCGCAATTGGGGCGTGATTGCCAAACGTCTTTCCGATAACCGCCGGGTTGTGACCGTGGACATGCGCAACCACGGCAGCAGCCCGCATCACGCCAGCCACAGCTATCCCGACATGGCCCAAGACATCGCGGAGGTCATCGAACATCTGGGTGGGCCAGTGGACATCTGCGGCCACTCCATGGGCGGCAAGGCGGTGATGCTGCTGGCACTCACCCGTCCTGAGCTGCTGCGCCGCGTGATTGTCGCCGATATTGCGCCCGTCCCCTATGGCCACACACAGCAAATGTTCATCGACGCCATGCGCAGCGTGGATCTGGCCCATATCGAGCGCCGCTCAGACGCAGAGGCGCAGCTGGCCAAGGCCGGCGTAGAGCGCGCCTTGCAAAGCTTTTTCACCCAATCGCTTGACGTGCCCGGCAAACGCTGGCGCTTGAACCTTGACGCGCTTGAAGCAGAGATGCCCAAGATCATCGGCTGGCCCGAAGGTGTCGGCGGCCAGTTCGACGGGCCGACGCTTTTTCTATCCGGCGGCGCATCAGACTATGTCCGCGCCGAACATCGAGGTCCGATCAAGGAACTCTTCCCGCAGGCGCGCTTTGCCAAGATCCCCGGCGCGGGTCATTGGCTGCATGCCGAAAAACCACGAGAGTTTGAAGCCACGCTGCGCATCTTCCTGAATACCGAAAGAGCGGACACGCCAAGCTAG
- a CDS encoding (R)-mandelonitrile lyase, with amino-acid sequence MIIHPQGSRPTEPGPEDYFTGEVEMAPLISAPAPARLRAVTVTFQPGARTAWHTHPLGQTLIVTEGTGRAQTEGSPVQTLNKGDVVWFEPGEKHWHGAAPDSAMTHIAMQEAQVGGAVEWMEQVADADYDPS; translated from the coding sequence ATGATCATTCACCCCCAAGGCAGCCGCCCCACTGAGCCCGGCCCCGAAGATTACTTCACCGGCGAGGTCGAAATGGCCCCGCTGATTTCGGCCCCGGCCCCTGCCCGACTGCGCGCTGTGACGGTGACCTTTCAACCCGGTGCGCGCACAGCGTGGCATACTCATCCGCTCGGTCAGACGCTGATCGTGACCGAAGGCACAGGCCGCGCCCAGACCGAAGGCAGCCCGGTGCAGACACTCAACAAAGGCGATGTGGTCTGGTTTGAACCGGGAGAGAAGCACTGGCACGGGGCCGCACCTGACAGCGCCATGACCCATATCGCCATGCAAGAGGCACAGGTCGGCGGAGCCGTTGAATGGATGGAGCAGGTCGCGGATGCGGACTACGATCCGTCCTGA
- the glyA gene encoding serine hydroxymethyltransferase, which yields MSDFFTKSLADSDPAIAAAIGDELGRQRDEIELIASENIVSAAVLEAQGSIMTNKYAEGYPGRRYYGGCEHVDVAENLAIERACKLFDCQFANVQPNSGSQANQGVFTALLQPGDTILGMSLDAGGHLTHGAKPNQSGKWFNAVQYGVRKQDNLLDYDQVAELAAEHKPKMIIAGGSAIPRQIDFAKMREIADSVGAYLLVDMAHFAGLVAAGEHPSPFPHAHVATTTTHKTLRGPRGGMILTNDEAISKKINSAIFPGIQGGPLMHVIAAKAVAFGEALQPGFKDYAKQVIANAQALSDQLIKGGLDTVTHGTDTHVVLVDLRPKGVKGNDTEKALGRAHITCNKNGVPFDPEKPMVTSGIRLGSPAGTTRGFGEAEFRQIADWIIEVVDGLAANGAEGNAEVEAKVAAEVEALCERFPMYPNL from the coding sequence ATGTCCGATTTCTTCACCAAATCTCTTGCAGATTCTGACCCAGCGATTGCCGCCGCAATTGGCGATGAATTGGGCCGCCAGCGCGATGAGATCGAACTGATCGCCAGCGAGAACATCGTCTCTGCTGCGGTGCTTGAAGCACAGGGCAGCATCATGACCAACAAATACGCCGAAGGCTATCCGGGCCGTCGGTACTATGGCGGTTGTGAGCATGTTGATGTGGCCGAGAACCTCGCGATTGAGCGGGCCTGCAAGCTGTTTGATTGTCAGTTCGCCAACGTGCAGCCGAACTCCGGCAGCCAAGCGAACCAGGGTGTCTTTACCGCCCTGCTGCAACCGGGCGACACCATTCTGGGCATGAGCCTTGATGCCGGCGGTCACTTGACCCACGGGGCCAAGCCGAACCAATCCGGCAAGTGGTTCAACGCCGTGCAATACGGCGTGCGCAAGCAAGACAACCTGCTGGACTATGATCAGGTCGCCGAATTGGCAGCCGAGCATAAGCCCAAGATGATCATCGCCGGCGGCTCTGCCATTCCGCGCCAGATCGATTTTGCCAAAATGCGCGAGATTGCCGACAGCGTGGGGGCCTACCTACTGGTCGACATGGCGCACTTCGCGGGCCTCGTTGCAGCGGGTGAACACCCCTCGCCCTTCCCGCATGCCCATGTCGCCACCACCACAACCCACAAAACCCTGCGTGGCCCGCGCGGCGGGATGATCCTGACCAACGACGAAGCGATCTCGAAAAAGATCAACTCGGCGATTTTCCCCGGCATTCAGGGCGGCCCCCTGATGCATGTGATCGCGGCCAAGGCCGTGGCCTTTGGCGAGGCGTTGCAGCCCGGCTTCAAAGACTACGCCAAACAGGTCATCGCCAACGCGCAGGCGCTGTCGGATCAGTTGATCAAAGGTGGGCTTGATACCGTGACCCACGGCACCGACACCCATGTCGTGCTGGTCGATCTGCGCCCCAAGGGCGTCAAAGGCAACGACACCGAAAAGGCACTGGGCCGCGCGCATATCACCTGCAACAAGAACGGCGTGCCGTTTGACCCCGAAAAGCCGATGGTGACCTCGGGCATCCGTTTGGGCTCCCCCGCAGGCACGACACGCGGTTTCGGTGAGGCCGAGTTCCGCCAGATCGCGGATTGGATCATCGAAGTGGTTGATGGGCTTGCGGCGAATGGTGCCGAAGGCAATGCCGAGGTTGAGGCGAAAGTGGCTGCCGAAGTCGAAGCGCTGTGTGAGCGCTTCCCAATGTATCCGAACCTGTAA
- a CDS encoding NAD kinase yields the protein MSLKIAFVASRATVAQTARAALIGRYGDVPLRQADVIVALGGDGFMLHTLHSTQEMDAPVYGMNRGTIGFLMNAYREGDLQARLAAAEEAVINPLVMRATHIDGTISTALAINEVSLLRAGPQAAKLRITIDGRQRMEELVCDGALVATPAGSTAYNYSAHGPILPIGSDVLALTPIAAFRPRRWRGALLPKRATVRFDVQEPEKRPVMADADGQSHRNVTTVEVASDPGITHRILFDPGHGLEERLISEQFN from the coding sequence ATGTCCCTAAAGATCGCCTTTGTGGCCAGCCGCGCCACCGTGGCCCAGACAGCGCGTGCCGCCCTGATTGGCCGCTACGGCGATGTGCCTCTGCGTCAGGCGGATGTGATTGTGGCGCTGGGTGGTGACGGGTTCATGCTGCACACGTTGCACAGCACCCAAGAGATGGACGCGCCGGTCTATGGGATGAACCGGGGCACCATCGGCTTTTTGATGAACGCCTACCGCGAAGGTGACCTGCAAGCGCGTCTTGCCGCTGCCGAAGAGGCGGTGATTAACCCTTTGGTCATGCGTGCCACGCATATTGATGGGACCATCTCAACCGCGCTTGCGATCAATGAGGTGTCCTTGTTGCGCGCCGGGCCGCAGGCGGCCAAGTTGCGGATCACGATAGACGGGCGGCAACGGATGGAAGAGCTTGTCTGCGACGGCGCGCTGGTGGCAACGCCTGCGGGCTCCACCGCCTATAACTATTCCGCGCATGGTCCGATTTTGCCGATTGGGTCGGATGTGCTGGCCCTGACCCCTATCGCAGCCTTCCGCCCGCGTCGTTGGCGGGGGGCGTTGCTGCCCAAACGCGCCACGGTGCGTTTTGATGTGCAGGAGCCTGAAAAGCGCCCCGTTATGGCGGACGCCGACGGGCAGTCACACCGCAATGTGACGACCGTTGAAGTGGCCTCAGATCCCGGGATCACCCACCGCATCCTGTTTGATCCTGGACATGGGTTGGAAGAGCGGTTGATCTCTGAGCAATTCAATTAG
- a CDS encoding CsbD family protein: MNWDRIEGNWKQMTGAVKSQWGDLTDDEITEARGNREQLVGKIQERYGVAKDEAERQVDDFAAKH; encoded by the coding sequence ATGAATTGGGATCGTATCGAAGGCAATTGGAAACAGATGACCGGCGCCGTGAAGTCGCAATGGGGTGATCTGACGGACGACGAGATTACCGAAGCACGCGGCAACCGCGAGCAGCTGGTGGGCAAGATTCAAGAACGTTACGGCGTGGCCAAGGACGAGGCCGAGCGTCAGGTTGACGACTTTGCTGCAAAGCATTGA
- a CDS encoding saccharopine dehydrogenase family protein: MKRNVLIIGAGGVAQVVAHKCAQNNDKLGDLHIASRTVSKCEAIIASVHEKNAMKQDGVFKAHAVDGMDTEAVAALIKETGCQIVINVGSPFVNMTVLEACIQTGAAYIDTAIHEDPTKICETPPWYGNYEWKRREACAEAGVTAILGAGFDPGMVNAFARFAVDEFMDEVKSIDIVDINAGDHGKYFSTNFDPEINFREFTGTVYSWQEGAWQENKMFEVGREWDLPVVGKQKAYMSGHDEVHSLAANYPEADVRFWMGFGDHYINVFTVLQNLGLLSEQPVTTAEGLEVVPLKVVKAVLPDPSSLAPNYTGKTCIGDLVKGVKNGEEVEVFVYNVADHKDAYNEVGSQGISYTAGVPPVAFAMLIAEGAYDTGTMVNVEELDPKPLFGLLDDIGLPTRVKDDKGDRAWHEA, translated from the coding sequence ATGAAACGCAATGTTCTTATCATCGGCGCGGGCGGCGTCGCACAGGTTGTGGCGCATAAATGCGCGCAGAATAACGACAAATTGGGCGATCTGCATATCGCCAGCCGCACGGTCTCTAAATGCGAGGCGATCATCGCCAGCGTGCATGAGAAGAACGCGATGAAACAAGACGGCGTGTTCAAGGCCCATGCAGTCGACGGGATGGACACCGAAGCCGTGGCCGCCCTGATCAAGGAAACCGGCTGCCAGATCGTCATCAACGTCGGCTCGCCCTTCGTAAACATGACCGTGCTCGAGGCCTGCATCCAGACCGGCGCTGCCTATATCGACACCGCGATCCACGAAGACCCGACCAAAATCTGCGAAACCCCGCCGTGGTATGGCAACTATGAATGGAAGCGCCGCGAGGCCTGCGCCGAAGCAGGTGTGACCGCGATCTTGGGCGCCGGTTTCGATCCCGGTATGGTCAATGCCTTCGCCCGTTTCGCGGTTGATGAGTTCATGGACGAAGTGAAATCCATCGACATCGTTGACATCAATGCGGGCGATCACGGCAAGTATTTCTCGACCAACTTCGACCCGGAAATCAACTTCCGCGAATTCACCGGCACCGTCTACAGCTGGCAAGAAGGCGCATGGCAAGAAAACAAGATGTTCGAGGTGGGCCGCGAATGGGATCTGCCCGTCGTCGGCAAGCAAAAGGCCTATATGTCGGGCCATGATGAGGTGCATTCGCTGGCCGCGAACTACCCCGAGGCCGATGTGCGCTTCTGGATGGGCTTTGGCGATCACTACATCAATGTCTTCACCGTTTTGCAGAACCTCGGTCTGCTTTCCGAGCAGCCGGTGACCACTGCCGAGGGGCTAGAGGTCGTGCCGTTGAAAGTGGTGAAAGCCGTGCTGCCCGATCCGTCGAGCCTTGCGCCAAACTACACCGGCAAAACCTGCATCGGTGATCTGGTGAAGGGTGTGAAGAACGGCGAAGAGGTTGAGGTGTTCGTTTATAACGTCGCCGATCACAAGGACGCCTATAACGAGGTCGGCAGCCAAGGGATTTCCTACACCGCTGGCGTGCCGCCGGTCGCTTTTGCGATGCTGATCGCCGAAGGCGCTTATGACACGGGCACGATGGTTAATGTGGAAGAGCTGGACCCGAAGCCGCTGTTTGGTCTGCTGGACGACATTGGCCTCCCAACACGCGTAAAAGACGACAAGGGCGACCGCGCTTGGCACGAAGCTTGA
- a CDS encoding carboxynorspermidine decarboxylase has protein sequence MQTPYYLIDKANLRDNMEKIARLRALSGARCLLALKCFATWSVFDFMSEYMDGSTSSSLYEVRLGAEKFPGETHAYSVAYADHEIDEVLGHADKIIFNSIGQLDKFDTQSSGHIRGLRANPGVSTSEFDLADPARPFSRLGEHDPEEIDAVADRISGLMFHNNCENDSFERFDEMLTLIEDRFGAVLHKMDWISLGGGIHFTGADYPLDDLALRLKAFAEAFGVQVYLEPGEAAITGAATLEVTVLDTMHNGKNLAIVDSSIEAHMLDLLIYREPAKIAPNTGDHEWMICGKSCLAGDIFGEFRFDAPLKAGDRLSFQDAAGYTMVKKNWFNGVKMPSIAIRELDGTTRMVRDFDYDDFAAALS, from the coding sequence GTGCAGACACCTTATTACCTGATCGACAAGGCCAATCTCCGCGACAATATGGAGAAGATCGCCCGCCTTCGCGCGCTTTCGGGCGCCCGTTGCCTGCTGGCGCTCAAGTGCTTCGCCACATGGTCGGTTTTCGATTTCATGTCGGAGTATATGGACGGTTCGACCTCCTCTTCGCTTTACGAGGTGCGGCTCGGGGCCGAGAAATTCCCCGGAGAGACCCACGCCTATTCCGTCGCCTATGCCGATCACGAGATTGACGAGGTGCTGGGCCACGCTGACAAGATCATCTTCAATTCCATCGGCCAGCTCGACAAGTTCGACACCCAATCCTCGGGCCACATCCGCGGCCTGCGGGCAAATCCCGGCGTCTCGACCTCGGAGTTTGACCTTGCCGACCCCGCGCGGCCCTTCAGCCGTCTGGGCGAGCACGACCCTGAAGAGATTGACGCCGTGGCGGACCGGATTAGCGGGCTGATGTTCCACAACAACTGCGAGAACGATAGCTTCGAGCGGTTCGACGAGATGCTAACGCTGATCGAAGACCGCTTTGGCGCCGTGCTGCATAAGATGGACTGGATCAGCCTTGGTGGCGGCATTCATTTCACGGGCGCTGACTACCCGCTTGATGATTTGGCGCTGCGCCTCAAAGCCTTTGCCGAAGCCTTCGGCGTGCAGGTCTATCTAGAGCCGGGTGAGGCCGCGATCACCGGGGCGGCCACGCTGGAAGTCACCGTGCTCGACACGATGCACAACGGCAAGAACCTCGCCATCGTCGACAGCTCAATCGAGGCGCATATGCTCGACCTGTTGATCTACCGCGAACCGGCCAAGATCGCCCCCAACACGGGCGACCACGAATGGATGATCTGCGGCAAGTCCTGTCTTGCGGGCGATATCTTTGGCGAATTCCGCTTTGACGCGCCGCTGAAAGCTGGCGACCGGCTGTCGTTTCAGGATGCCGCTGGCTACACGATGGTCAAGAAAAACTGGTTCAACGGCGTCAAGATGCCCAGCATCGCGATCCGCGAGTTGGACGGAACCACCCGAATGGTGCGCGATTTCGACTATGACGATTTCGCCGCCGCTCTGTCGTGA